The window taaataaaacaatCGGCACAATTTAAATCAACCTTTCTTTTCTAATTGGTACTTGGGAGATGTTTTCACATAATCGACTTCTGCACATTTCTTTCAAACTCATTTATTGGTAACTGAGATGTATACAGGTCCGAAGGAACGTCCACTTCAATCTCTATTGATGACTTTCTAGTCTGTCTCCTTGGCTGAAAGATCTTCATTCAAAAGGCCCTGGGGTCAATTCctagccaagtcagggattttgcAACTTTCGCTTTCGATGAATATTCAatgttcacgaccgcattgtaatctaaATAGACTTTCAACCTACTAGGCCGTGTATTACATACGTAATAACTGTTGAAGAAATGTAGGTACAAAAtagaaatggccaaccggacaccagtgggatccgaacccacaacctcccgatttcgcattgGTTACTTACGAATTGAAccatgggttcggatcccattggtgtccggttgACATTTTCGTTACTTACATTTCCTCAACACGTACTATGTACGTAATATGCGACCTAATGCGTTCAAATTATATTTCTATTACTTTCACTTACCCCTAACAGCAAGTGCTGCATCAGGCCAACGGTAATCACAATCAGTTTAAATTATTAGAAAGTTCTTAACTGTTCCAGATGTCTCTTGCTCCATACATCATGAATGACTTCTTTGGCGGCTGGGACGTTTTCCGCCCAAGATCGCTCTTCGATCAGAACTTTGGACTGGGCCTCTTCGACGAAGATGTGCTGTTTCCACAACTTAACACCGTGAACTTGAGACCGTGGGGTCGAATGGCTCCCCGTGACAGTGGCGTGTCAAACATTCAGTACGATAAGGATGGATTCCGGGTAAGGTGGTATTGCTTATTTAAACACGTATGATGATCTGGTTAAATTTCGACAAATTGCTTAGCCTATTTCCTTCTTTCAGGCAAACATTGATGTGCAGCAATTCAAACCCGAGGAAATTGTTGTCAAGACTGTAGGAAATTCTGTCCTGGTTGAAGGAAAGCACGAAGAGAGACCAGACGAGCACGGATTCATCTCTCGCGAATTCCAGAGACGGCACACATTGCCCGAGGATGTTGACCCTAGTACAGTTACATCCAAACTCACTTCAGATGGGATCCTCACTATTGAAGCACCTCGCAAGGTATGAACATTTTAATTCAGTTATCAGTGTTTTAATCGTGTTTCTCATCACAAACTAATTGCTTATTACTTTTTTGTTTAGGCTTTGCCTCAACCTGAAGGGGAGCGTCTTGTCCCGATCACCCAAGTTCGAGCCCCTGCTGTCACCCAAGTTCCAAAACAAAGTGCCAAGGGAGAAAAGGCACAAACTCCAAAGTAATCTGTCTTTCCAAGACAGTTGTGTAAATGCTGAACTTCTTCAAAGTGTCTTCTAATGCAAGGACTTACAATTGTAAATTTCTGTAGTATACTTTTCATTATTCCAAGAAAACTGATGTATAGTTGAATGTTTCATTTTATATAGTCATTaatataaagaaattaaaatttaaagttttttaCTTATTCATATTACAAAAAATCCTTTAAATGCTCCTTAACATTAGGAGATTCCCCTTAATGTTCTGGTTATAAGGAAAAAGTCTACATGCCTTCTGGTGGTCCACTTCGTAATGGACAATTGATGTCATTGCAGGCCGTTGCATAAAATTGCCTAATGTCTGCTTCAGATGGCCTTTATAAAAAGCAGTTGTCAATGCAAACAGAGTGAGGTGCTTTCTAATTTTCTTTCTAGGAGCTTGTAGAGATGCAAATTAGCATGAAACTTGGATGCAGGGGTTTTTGAGGTCTGTTACGTTGACTTACATGTAAACGTATCATGCCAGCAAGTACCAAAAGGTGTCAAAATTAGTGGAATAACTACTCTCGTACAAATTAATCGGAACAATGGATTTCTTAAAAAAATTCCAATGGTTAGCAACAGTGTGCTACAACAGGAGTTATTCGCAGTTCCTGCACTCTAAATATTATTTATACTGTTCAGTGTTGTTCAATTTGTGTGGCAATTGTGGTTAAAAGCCCTGTTTATTTTGAAGCGAGCCAATTTAGAGGATTTTTGGGGTGAAAGCAATAGCTGTCATCAATGGATACGACTCCCTGCAAGCGTAGTGAGATAAGTATTATCTCAATGTTTCTATGACAGTTTTATCTACTGCATTTGGTGTTGGAATAGGCACTATGAATATAATAATTCAACAGTACAAGCTGGATCAATTTCGCTGAATAATTGAGAACGATGGCAAGAAGAAAAACTCAAATGAGTTTTCCCCTCCGGAGAAATAAATTAAACACTAGGGCTAACTGCTGTAGACTTGTAACATAAATTGGCCGAAAGAGTGAATCTCCACGATTCTAATGTTCGCCGTAGACTTGTTAACTAAAAGGAAAGCCTGTAAAGAAACGCCTTGTAACAGGAGGAACTCGCAAGAAACTTCTTTTGTGGGCACGTAGTCATCAGGGTTGGACAATGGAACACTGGAAGACAGTTATTTTCTCTGAGCTATTTGCAAGGACAGGGTTCAATATGTGCGCTGAGTAAATGAGGCAAAAACTTCAGATTTGCAAGAGCCCGTGCGGAAGATGTTttgggtagtgatgggcagtctgagacgaggtctcgagatttctcgggatttctcgagattagcgcaggcactatttctcgcgaaaaATTTctagagatctcgagagcgttctctccgcattgtgcggcgagcaggcctacaggtagtcggagctgaaagttgtttgtgccgagtatgcgaatagccaaccacgggcctcctCAACtttgtaaatacgtgtcaacaagcgactagggtgttcatttctaccgaggtctattttgacgcggtATAACATAAGTATAAAagatacgcattctggcactgtatgcactggtaggtacacgaatgagtggtttaaattagtgatgccgggctgagtggcccagacggttaaggcgctggccttctaaccccaacttggcaggttcgatcctggctcagtccggtggtatttgaaggtgctcaaatacgacagcctcgtgtcggtagatttactggcacgtaaaagaactcctgcgggactaaattccggcacctcggcgtctccgaagaccgtaaaagtagttagtgggacgtaaagcaaataacattattattattaaattagtgatgggcagtctgagacgaggtctcgagatttctcggaatttctcgagactagcgcagccattatttctcgcgagaaatttcgagaaatctcgagagcgttgtccccacattgtgcggcgagcagcgtgtcgtaggcctacaggtagtcgaagctgaatgttgtttattccgaatatgcgaatagccaactacgggccttctcattttcgtaaatacgtgtcaacaagcgactagggtgttcatttctaccgaggtctattttgaagcagtataaaataattataaaggatacgcattcgggcattgtatgcaccggtaggtacacgaatgagtggtttatgtacagaacctgacggctactgtaggtacacgtaactggatactagaggcgtgcattattcattCAAACTCCAGACGAGGCAacatgcgccttgctgcatatgcaaccaccattacgcatgagtggaatgtgccaTCTAAATTGCTTCaatttgctccaattcttccgacagacaggtgtacattgttatcagactCCGCATTCAATACCATATGACCACTggttgtgtttaccgatattttggtgatgaaggaaataattacttacaatgctatagagtattcgcgtcataattaggtaagTAATTCTATATATGACGGTGCAAAGTGAACTGTGTCtaactgtacgcgacaacttgaagacgatgtccgaaacgcaacgtaagtcgtggatatcggttatttttaagagatgtcacatagcacagcccactgtgttgcttattcaaaagaagtaaaatatatcggcagaaatacttctgggataatccggcacttaaaaacgcataatatcaatgaagaagaATCGTCACAGAGCAACACCGGcctggtctgaatcacaagaaactaccctgccgacaacgattgtgagtcatccaggtaggtttacatcctaataaagTTTACCGTTGCTAAATATGTTAAATGGCCTGCGTCGTATTGGGTGCCCATCATGTTGTTGCTGTAAATTAATTACAATACCCACAATGAATGTTTAATATTAGAAACAATGCTATAGCACCGCTGTGAAATGCAGTGATTTGTAACACAGGTAGGTTAAATGCCGACATTCCGTGCAAACAAATGAACCTGCCCTAAAACCCCAATCCGTGTGCTCAGTGATAACGAGTGGTAACTTAATGGATTTGCAATGCATTAAAAGCAACATTACAGCAGATGGATTAAAAACTCtacgtactgtgaccgttcaccatcatgccatggagatgttaggaggtctggctaattatatatgctgttttccgcaacatcctatgacatgtaatgcagtagttagcattctgtatatcaaaccggggtatgatccgcgacgcgccagtccggaaggagcagTTTCCTACGCTATAATGAGAAGAGGGCAACGCAGTAttgctaaccttgaaaccgcgctctctttccgagcgagaagggatgatgacgctacgcacggagatgaaggttattggagactgggccgaattaaggtgtgttaacttttgaaaaataaattcccagtcatacgcgcataatgttccctacatatttaatatttaattatgacatttacaaatattattattactggcatgcatctctcgtgtttaaggtatataaaagtatgtacttaacactatgatttattatttcccaaagtatactctggtgatgggtttgattccagctttgactgtttttctttaaatatataatttgttaggtaaacccaggatacgcacatatatgttcagcgtgtatgttcatcgtaagtgttcaatgtaaatatacatttgtcgtggtcaaatggatcacatgttcgatactcggcaatgcaatctcgtgtgtataacagatgtgcttatattgtgttataatttttttctctctatccaaatcatgactagtaaataaagatacctggttcttacccaggaggctcgagttcgatccccggtaccggaaccatatttaacatccatttgtgacgagcgtttaacaaataaaggataccattc is drawn from Anabrus simplex isolate iqAnaSimp1 chromosome 1, ASM4041472v1, whole genome shotgun sequence and contains these coding sequences:
- the LOC136886274 gene encoding alpha-crystallin B chain-like, translating into MSLAPYIMNDFFGGWDVFRPRSLFDQNFGLGLFDEDVLFPQLNTVNLRPWGRMAPRDSGVSNIQYDKDGFRANIDVQQFKPEEIVVKTVGNSVLVEGKHEERPDEHGFISREFQRRHTLPEDVDPSTVTSKLTSDGILTIEAPRKALPQPEGERLVPITQVRAPAVTQVPKQSAKGEKAQTPK